TGGTGCATAAGATGAGCGGGGCGGTCGCCACCGGGCTGTTTATGCTCTATTCGGCGCTGACCGGCCTGACTATGGCCAGTATTTTCCTCGTTTATACCTACTCTTCGATCGCCAGTACCTTTTTTATTACTGCCGGGATGTTTGGCGCCATGAGTTTCTGGGGCTACACCACCAAGCGTGATTTAAGCGGAATGGGCAGTATGCTGTTTATGGCGCTGATCGGTATTGTGCTGGCGTCGCTGGTGAATATCTGGCTGAAAAGCACGGCGCTGATGTGGGCTGTGACCTATATCGGCGTGGTGGTGTTTGTCGGTTTAACCGCGTATGACACTCAGAAGCTGAAAAATATCGGTGAAGGCATCAATGTTGATGATAAAGAGAATATGCGTCGTTTCTCAATTATGGGCGCGCTGACCCTCTATCTCGACTTTATTAACCTGTTCCTGATGTTGCTGCGTATTTTCGGTAATCGCCGCTGAGGGTAAAACAAGGTACGGCGTATGCCGTACCTTGCAGTATTACGCCGAAGGCTCGCGTTCCATTTCATTCTTTTTTCGTAGCGTACTGGCGCGTCCCTCCAGCCACAGATAGAGCACCAGCGCCAGCAGCAGTGGGGCGATAAAGTAGATCACCCGGTAGGCCAGCAACGCGGCGATAATCGCGCCATGTGAGGCGTGTTGCCCGCTCAGCAGCGCCAGGAATACCGCTTCCAGTACACCAATTCCCGCCGGAATATGAATAATCACCCCGGCAATACTGCTGATCAGCAGTACTCCCAGCACCACCGGATAATCTACTTTCTGCGCCAGCAGCAGCCAGATAATGGTGCCCATTACCATCCAGTTAGCGCAGGAGACGGCAAACTGAAACAGCGCCATACGCAGTGACGGCAATGCCAGCTTCTGGCCTTTTACCGTCCAGCGGCGGCGTTTTGAGAAGGCGCACAGGCCAAGATAAAACACCACCACCGCCAGCAGCACTACGCCAATAATGCGCAGGGTGCCTTCGCCGATAAACCAGCCAGCAGGAATCGGCACCATTCCCCAGCTAAACACCACCCCGGCCAGCAAAATATAACCCAGCCAGTTAGTGGCGATACTTAGCGAGAAGATGCGCGTAATCGTGCTGCCGGAGAGGCCCAGACGGGAGTAGAGTCGATAGCGCATCGCTACGCCGCCGACCCAGGTGCTGAGCGTCAGATTGAAGGCGTAGCAGATAAACGACACCAGCATCACCTGACGCTTCGCCAGTTTATGGCCGCAGTAGGCGCGGCCAATCAGATCGTACAGGCCATAGGTTGCATAGCTGACTACCACCA
This is a stretch of genomic DNA from Winslowiella toletana. It encodes these proteins:
- a CDS encoding lysylphosphatidylglycerol synthase domain-containing protein, producing MSKAHPAWARVKKVLTWLFFIAVIALLVVYAKKVNWQDVWDVIINYNRTAILTAVALVVVSYATYGLYDLIGRAYCGHKLAKRQVMLVSFICYAFNLTLSTWVGGVAMRYRLYSRLGLSGSTITRIFSLSIATNWLGYILLAGVVFSWGMVPIPAGWFIGEGTLRIIGVVLLAVVVFYLGLCAFSKRRRWTVKGQKLALPSLRMALFQFAVSCANWMVMGTIIWLLLAQKVDYPVVLGVLLISSIAGVIIHIPAGIGVLEAVFLALLSGQHASHGAIIAALLAYRVIYFIAPLLLALVLYLWLEGRASTLRKKNEMEREPSA
- a CDS encoding Bax inhibitor-1/YccA family protein, yielding MDRFPRSNGSIVQQTSTGIQTYMAQVYGWMTCGLLLTAFVSWFAANTPAVMELVFANRITFFGLIIAQLALVFVLSGMVHKMSGAVATGLFMLYSALTGLTMASIFLVYTYSSIASTFFITAGMFGAMSFWGYTTKRDLSGMGSMLFMALIGIVLASLVNIWLKSTALMWAVTYIGVVVFVGLTAYDTQKLKNIGEGINVDDKENMRRFSIMGALTLYLDFINLFLMLLRIFGNRR